A genomic segment from Amycolatopsis camponoti encodes:
- a CDS encoding Lrp/AsnC family transcriptional regulator, whose amino-acid sequence MDELDSALLTLLQEDAKQTNKELARKLHIAQSTCLERVRELTRRGIVRGHHVDVDLKKIGRPVQAMVAVRLRPPDRAVIESFRAFVAGLPEVLSVFVMSGSDDFLLHIAVADNDHLSGFVLDRLTQRKEIVDVRTSVIFNHFRRTVVTPAG is encoded by the coding sequence GTGGACGAACTGGATTCGGCGCTGCTGACCCTGCTGCAGGAAGACGCCAAGCAGACCAACAAGGAGCTGGCCCGCAAGCTGCACATCGCGCAGTCGACGTGCCTGGAACGGGTGCGGGAGCTGACCCGGCGCGGGATCGTGCGCGGGCACCACGTCGACGTCGACCTGAAGAAGATCGGCCGGCCCGTGCAGGCGATGGTGGCGGTACGGCTGCGCCCGCCCGACCGCGCGGTGATCGAGTCGTTCCGCGCCTTCGTGGCGGGGCTGCCCGAGGTGCTGTCGGTGTTCGTGATGTCCGGCAGCGACGACTTCCTGCTGCACATCGCGGTCGCCGACAACGACCACCTGAGCGGGTTCGTCCTCGACCGGCTGACCCAGCGCAAGGAGATCGTCGACGTGCGGACGTCGGTGATCTTCAACCACTTCCGCCGCACGGTCGTCACGCCGGCCGGATGA
- a CDS encoding glutamate--cysteine ligase: protein MNIEFSPSRRSTVGAEWELGLVDRRSGELSSVAERILEAVRPDGRAEHPKIKQELLLNTIEIITGVCDTIAEVKADLNESLDVVHGVADPLGVEMFSAGTHPFSNWYQQKVTDKERYAKLIDRTQWWGRQMLIYGVHVHVGVDHRDKVLPILDGLLNYAPHLQALSASSPYWGAEDTGYASNRALMFQQLPTAGLPFQFRKWAELESYTEDMFTTGVIDSFSEIRWDIRPAPHLGTIEMRVCDGLPTLEEVGAISALTQCLVDDFSERLDDGEILPSLPPWHVQENKWRAARYGTDAIVILDAAGRERLVTDDIADLLDRLEPVARRLDCVAELRDVEKILRYGPSYRRQRAVAQAHKGSLKAVMASLVAEMRDGTLKG, encoded by the coding sequence ATGAACATCGAGTTCAGCCCCTCGCGGCGATCGACCGTCGGCGCGGAATGGGAGCTCGGCCTGGTCGACCGGCGCAGCGGCGAGCTGTCCTCGGTCGCCGAGCGGATCCTCGAGGCCGTCCGCCCCGACGGGCGGGCCGAGCACCCGAAGATCAAGCAGGAGCTGCTGCTCAACACCATCGAGATCATCACCGGGGTCTGCGACACGATCGCCGAGGTCAAGGCCGACCTGAACGAGTCGCTCGACGTCGTGCACGGTGTCGCCGACCCGCTCGGCGTCGAGATGTTCTCGGCCGGGACGCACCCGTTCTCGAACTGGTACCAGCAGAAGGTCACCGACAAGGAGCGGTACGCGAAGCTGATCGACCGGACCCAGTGGTGGGGACGCCAGATGCTGATCTACGGCGTGCACGTCCACGTCGGGGTCGACCACCGCGACAAGGTGCTGCCGATCCTCGACGGGCTGCTGAACTACGCGCCGCACCTGCAGGCGCTCTCGGCGTCGTCGCCGTACTGGGGCGCCGAGGACACCGGGTACGCATCGAACCGGGCGCTGATGTTCCAGCAGCTGCCGACGGCCGGGCTGCCGTTCCAGTTCCGGAAGTGGGCCGAGCTGGAGAGCTACACCGAGGACATGTTCACCACCGGCGTGATCGACTCGTTCTCGGAGATCCGCTGGGACATCCGGCCGGCGCCGCACCTCGGCACGATCGAGATGCGGGTCTGCGACGGGCTGCCGACGCTGGAGGAGGTCGGCGCGATCTCCGCGCTGACGCAGTGCCTGGTCGACGACTTCAGCGAGCGCTTGGACGACGGCGAGATCCTGCCGTCGCTGCCGCCGTGGCACGTCCAGGAGAACAAGTGGCGCGCGGCCCGCTACGGCACCGACGCGATCGTCATCCTGGACGCGGCCGGGCGCGAGCGGCTGGTCACCGACGACATCGCCGACCTGCTGGACCGGCTGGAGCCGGTGGCGCGGCGCCTGGACTGCGTCGCCGAGCTGCGCGACGTCGAGAAGATCCTGCGGTACGGGCCCAGCTACCGGCGGCAGCGCGCGGTCGCGCAGGCGCACAAGGGCAGCCTCAAGGCCGTGATGGCGTCGCTGGTCGCCGAGATGCGCGACGGGACGCTGAAGGGCTAG
- a CDS encoding ArsA family ATPase: protein MRILLFTGKGGVGKTTLAAATGAALAARGRKTLVVSTDPAHSLGDAFGRGLGAEPSEVDALLSAVQIDSRTLVDTTWHRLRAEVQSVLSGAGLDTLDAEELTVLPGVDELLALTEVRRLAEDGPWETIVVDCGPTAETLRLLALPEAFSGYLTRVFGRRVSDSVRRLGVHLDALRALLTEPSVTTVRLVLTPERVVVAEARRTLSSLALRGIAVDGLIANRLMPAPGFWRGGAGSWLRTRRAQQDAVLAELSAAGFTAVSRVEHRAVEPVGLPALLEIAAGLYGDGDPLAGDGTPVTPLLRVRPAPDGYTLRIAIPLARDTEVDLARVDDDLAITVDGFRRLIALPESLRPCRITGAESDADGLVVNLAGNRGRG, encoded by the coding sequence GTGCGGATCCTGCTGTTCACCGGCAAGGGGGGTGTCGGGAAGACGACGCTGGCCGCGGCCACCGGCGCCGCCCTGGCCGCTCGCGGCAGGAAGACGCTCGTCGTGTCCACCGACCCGGCACACTCGCTCGGCGACGCCTTCGGGCGCGGTCTCGGCGCCGAACCGTCCGAAGTGGACGCTCTGCTCTCCGCCGTCCAGATCGACTCGCGGACGCTGGTCGACACCACCTGGCACCGGCTGCGGGCCGAGGTGCAGTCGGTCCTGTCCGGCGCCGGCCTCGACACTTTGGACGCCGAGGAACTCACGGTGCTGCCCGGCGTCGACGAGTTGCTCGCCCTCACCGAAGTCCGGCGGCTCGCCGAAGACGGGCCGTGGGAGACCATCGTCGTCGACTGCGGGCCGACGGCCGAGACACTGCGGCTGCTCGCCCTGCCCGAAGCCTTCTCCGGCTACCTGACCCGCGTGTTCGGCCGCCGCGTCTCGGACTCCGTGCGCCGGCTCGGCGTCCACCTGGACGCCCTGCGCGCACTGCTCACCGAGCCGTCGGTGACCACGGTCCGGCTGGTGCTGACGCCGGAGCGGGTCGTCGTCGCCGAAGCGCGGCGCACGCTCAGCTCCCTGGCCCTGCGCGGGATCGCCGTCGACGGCCTGATCGCCAACCGGCTGATGCCCGCGCCCGGGTTCTGGCGCGGCGGCGCCGGGTCCTGGCTGCGCACCCGGCGGGCGCAGCAGGACGCCGTGCTGGCCGAACTGTCCGCCGCCGGGTTCACGGCGGTGTCCCGCGTCGAGCACCGGGCCGTCGAGCCGGTCGGGCTGCCCGCGCTGCTGGAGATCGCCGCCGGGCTCTACGGCGACGGCGATCCGCTGGCCGGCGACGGCACCCCGGTCACGCCGCTGTTGCGGGTCCGCCCGGCGCCGGACGGCTACACGCTGCGCATCGCGATCCCGCTCGCGCGGGACACCGAGGTCGACCTCGCCCGCGTCGACGACGACCTGGCGATCACCGTGGACGGCTTCCGCAGGCTCATCGCCCTGCCGGAGTCGCTGCGGCCGTGCCGGATCACCGGCGCGGAATCCGACGCCGACGGCCTGGTCGTGAACCTGGCCGGGAACCGGGGACGCGGGTGA
- a CDS encoding metallophosphoesterase family protein, with product MRVHVVSDVHGNVDGLKRAGDGADALVVLGDLVDFVDYHDHEKGIMGALFGAEKVAGFARLRREGTRDETVAYSRTLWASLDDPAGAVDEAIRTQYAALFAAMTAPTYATPGNVDTPALWPEFAGEGIRVLDGEVAEIGGLRFGFVGGALLPDGVVPRPRKGAAWRPYLRVREDYDASVAQLTEVDVLCTHGPPALPELTYDVVARRAEIGSTALLDLIHAQRPRWSVFGHVHQPLAPRARVGLTECRNVGHFKETGQPYVLRW from the coding sequence GTGCGGGTACACGTCGTCTCGGACGTGCACGGCAACGTCGACGGGCTGAAGCGCGCGGGAGACGGGGCCGACGCCCTGGTCGTGCTCGGCGACCTGGTCGACTTCGTCGACTACCACGACCACGAAAAGGGCATCATGGGCGCCCTGTTCGGCGCGGAGAAGGTGGCCGGGTTCGCCCGCCTGCGCCGGGAGGGCACCCGTGACGAAACCGTTGCCTACTCACGGACGCTCTGGGCGAGCCTCGACGACCCGGCCGGCGCCGTCGACGAGGCCATCCGCACCCAGTACGCGGCGCTCTTCGCGGCGATGACCGCGCCCACCTACGCCACCCCCGGCAACGTCGACACCCCGGCGCTGTGGCCCGAGTTCGCCGGCGAGGGCATCCGGGTCCTCGACGGGGAGGTGGCCGAGATCGGCGGCCTGCGGTTCGGGTTCGTCGGCGGCGCGCTGCTGCCCGACGGCGTCGTGCCGCGTCCCCGCAAGGGCGCCGCCTGGCGTCCCTACCTGCGCGTTCGCGAAGACTACGACGCGAGTGTGGCCCAGCTCACCGAGGTCGACGTCCTCTGCACGCACGGCCCGCCGGCGCTGCCGGAGCTGACCTACGACGTCGTCGCGCGCCGCGCCGAGATCGGCTCGACGGCCCTGCTCGACCTCATCCACGCCCAGCGGCCGCGCTGGTCGGTGTTCGGGCACGTGCACCAGCCGCTCGCCCCACGCGCCCGGGTCGGGCTGACCGAGTGCCGTAACGTCGGTCACTTCAAGGAGACCGGGCAGCCGTACGTGCTGCGCTGGTGA
- a CDS encoding DUF2000 domain-containing protein, producing MKAQHKCAVVVGTELPAGLAANAAGVLSVTLGHRVEGLVGADVEDADGVTHAGIIHVPLPILTASRAEIAAIVRAAAEDDELFFVAFSALAQSCRTYEEYTAKMAATATADLAGVGVALHGPRKRVDRLVGSLPLLR from the coding sequence GTGAAGGCGCAGCACAAGTGCGCCGTCGTGGTCGGCACCGAGCTGCCCGCGGGTTTGGCGGCCAACGCCGCGGGCGTCCTCTCGGTGACCCTCGGGCACCGGGTCGAGGGGCTCGTCGGAGCCGATGTCGAGGACGCCGACGGCGTCACGCACGCCGGGATCATCCACGTGCCGCTCCCGATCCTGACCGCCTCGCGTGCGGAGATCGCCGCCATCGTCCGGGCGGCCGCCGAAGACGACGAGCTGTTCTTCGTCGCCTTCAGCGCGCTCGCCCAGAGCTGCCGCACGTACGAGGAGTACACGGCCAAGATGGCGGCCACGGCCACCGCGGACCTCGCCGGTGTCGGCGTCGCGCTGCACGGCCCGCGCAAGCGCGTCGACCGGCTGGTCGGGTCGCTGCCGTTGCTGCGCTGA
- a CDS encoding polyadenylate-specific 3'-exoribonuclease AS — MRFFYDTEFIEDGVTIDLVSIGVVDERGREFYAVSTEFDPAKAGQWVRDNVLNKLPSPADRAWRSREKIRADLLEFFGKPPGGIELWAWFAAYDHVALAQLWGPMPALPRQLPRFTRDLRQRWEDAGKPKLPSAPTDQHDALADAKHNLARWEIIEEYFRRR, encoded by the coding sequence GTGCGTTTCTTCTACGACACCGAGTTCATCGAAGACGGCGTGACCATCGATCTGGTGTCCATCGGTGTCGTTGACGAACGGGGCCGCGAGTTCTACGCGGTCTCGACCGAGTTCGACCCGGCGAAGGCCGGCCAATGGGTCCGGGACAACGTCCTGAACAAGCTGCCGTCGCCGGCCGACCGCGCGTGGCGCAGCCGCGAGAAGATCCGCGCCGACCTGCTGGAGTTCTTCGGCAAGCCGCCGGGCGGGATCGAGCTGTGGGCGTGGTTCGCCGCGTACGACCACGTCGCGCTCGCCCAGCTGTGGGGCCCGATGCCGGCGCTGCCGAGGCAGCTGCCGCGCTTCACCCGCGACCTGCGCCAGCGGTGGGAGGACGCGGGCAAGCCGAAGCTGCCGTCGGCCCCCACCGACCAGCACGACGCGCTCGCGGACGCGAAGCACAACCTCGCGCGCTGGGAGATCATCGAGGAGTACTTCCGGCGCCGCTGA
- a CDS encoding alpha/beta hydrolase, producing MGVLAGAEPFAHTGSAETGFLLCHGFTGTPASMRAWGDHLAGAGFTVRCPLLPGHGTRWPDLNRTTWEDWYGAVREALLALLSTCKTVFVGGLSMGGTLTLRLAEEFGDRIAGIVLVNPSVTRLKWDTKLLPVLGRIVPSVPAIANDIKKPGETELAYPRTPVRAAASLAKLWALVRADLGKVTQPVLLLHSAVDHVVEPENSRLVLAGVSSTDVTEVVLENSYHVATQDNDAELIFTRSVEFAKTHAAQPEETA from the coding sequence ATGGGCGTGCTCGCCGGCGCGGAACCGTTCGCACACACCGGTTCGGCCGAGACCGGGTTCCTGCTCTGCCACGGGTTCACCGGTACCCCCGCGAGCATGCGGGCCTGGGGTGATCACCTGGCCGGGGCCGGGTTCACGGTGCGCTGCCCGCTGCTGCCGGGGCACGGCACCCGCTGGCCGGACCTCAACCGCACGACGTGGGAAGACTGGTACGGCGCCGTCCGCGAGGCGCTGCTCGCGCTGCTGTCGACGTGCAAGACCGTGTTCGTCGGCGGCCTCTCGATGGGCGGCACGCTCACCCTGCGCCTCGCCGAGGAGTTCGGTGACCGGATCGCCGGGATCGTCCTGGTCAACCCGTCGGTGACGCGGCTGAAGTGGGACACGAAGCTGCTGCCGGTGCTGGGCCGGATCGTGCCGTCGGTGCCGGCGATCGCGAACGACATCAAGAAGCCGGGCGAGACGGAGCTGGCCTACCCGCGCACCCCGGTGCGCGCCGCGGCGAGCCTGGCGAAGCTGTGGGCGCTCGTGCGCGCGGACCTGGGCAAGGTGACGCAGCCGGTGCTGCTGCTGCACTCGGCGGTCGACCACGTCGTCGAACCGGAGAACTCGCGGCTGGTGCTGGCGGGCGTCTCGAGCACCGACGTCACCGAGGTCGTGCTGGAGAACAGCTACCACGTCGCGACGCAGGACAACGACGCCGAACTCATTTTCACGCGTAGCGTCGAATTCGCGAAGACGCACGCCGCACAGCCCGAGGAGACCGCATGA
- a CDS encoding SRPBCC family protein, producing MAEQSTQSIEVDAEPSRVMAVIADFPAYPEWAKAVRQTEVLDTDGDGRAKQVKLTLDAGPIKDVYTLEYDWDGDGLGVSWHLVKGQMQKAQNGRYALEDLGGRTRVTYTLSVELALPMIGLLRRKAEKMVMDTALKELKKRAEG from the coding sequence ATGGCCGAGCAGTCCACACAGTCCATCGAGGTCGACGCCGAGCCCAGCCGGGTGATGGCCGTGATCGCCGACTTCCCCGCGTACCCGGAATGGGCCAAGGCCGTCCGGCAGACCGAGGTCCTCGACACCGACGGTGACGGGCGCGCCAAGCAGGTCAAGCTCACCCTCGACGCGGGCCCGATCAAGGACGTCTACACCCTCGAGTACGACTGGGACGGTGACGGCCTCGGCGTCAGCTGGCACCTGGTCAAGGGCCAGATGCAGAAGGCGCAGAACGGCCGGTACGCGCTGGAGGACCTCGGCGGCCGCACCCGCGTGACGTACACGCTGTCGGTCGAGCTGGCGCTGCCGATGATCGGCCTGCTGCGCCGCAAGGCCGAGAAGATGGTCATGGACACCGCGCTGAAGGAGCTCAAGAAGCGGGCCGAGGGGTAG
- a CDS encoding ROK family protein: MDVGGTSVRAGVVDERGSLLDTARVATPSEEGALEDAIAGVIEGLRNRHEVAGVGLAVAGFVARDRRSVMFAPHLAWRGAPVADRIEKRVGLPVLLEHDVNAAMVGEHRFGAARGAHVAALVALGTGIGAGLLLDGKLFRGAYGVAPELGHLTVVRGGRPCPCGKYGCWERYCSGTALAATAVELLTRHPGRSTVLAPQVAGDPGSVTGRRVAGAARDGDPIAQLAMAELAKWLGEGLALVADVFDPEIIVIGGGVSESAPLFLDEAREHYAGAITGARHRPLARIRTAHLGDDTAIVGAAALALEAAKTPV; this comes from the coding sequence GTGGACGTCGGCGGGACGAGCGTCCGGGCCGGCGTGGTGGACGAGCGCGGCTCCCTGCTGGACACGGCACGCGTCGCGACGCCGAGCGAGGAGGGCGCCCTCGAGGACGCCATCGCCGGCGTCATCGAGGGCCTGCGCAACCGGCACGAGGTGGCCGGGGTGGGCCTGGCCGTGGCCGGGTTCGTGGCGCGCGACCGCCGGTCGGTGATGTTCGCGCCGCACCTGGCCTGGCGCGGCGCACCGGTCGCGGATCGGATCGAGAAGCGCGTCGGCCTGCCGGTGCTGCTGGAGCACGACGTCAACGCGGCGATGGTGGGCGAGCACCGGTTCGGCGCGGCCCGCGGCGCCCACGTGGCGGCGCTGGTGGCGCTGGGCACGGGCATCGGCGCCGGGCTGCTGCTGGACGGCAAGCTGTTCCGCGGCGCGTACGGCGTGGCGCCCGAGCTGGGCCACCTGACGGTGGTCCGCGGCGGGCGGCCGTGCCCGTGCGGCAAGTACGGCTGCTGGGAGCGCTACTGCAGCGGAACGGCCCTGGCGGCGACGGCGGTGGAGCTGCTGACGCGCCACCCGGGCCGCTCGACGGTGCTGGCCCCGCAGGTGGCGGGCGACCCGGGTTCGGTGACCGGCCGCCGGGTGGCCGGCGCGGCGCGTGATGGCGACCCGATCGCGCAGCTGGCGATGGCCGAGCTGGCCAAGTGGCTCGGCGAGGGTTTGGCGCTGGTGGCGGATGTGTTCGACCCGGAGATCATCGTGATCGGCGGGGGAGTGTCGGAGTCGGCTCCGCTGTTTCTGGACGAGGCGCGCGAGCACTACGCGGGCGCCATCACAGGGGCTCGGCACCGGCCGTTGGCTCGGATTCGGACCGCGCACCTGGGCGATGACACGGCGATCGTGGGCGCGGCGGCGCTGGCGTTGGAAGCGGCGAAGACTCCGGTCTGA
- a CDS encoding 3-deoxy-7-phosphoheptulonate synthase — protein MTLSAGPATIGDLDAARTTSISPLISPAMLREDHPVGPAVAKVVKQGRAETVDILDGRDDRLLVVVGPCSVHDPEAALDYARRLAAKAEELREDIHVVMRVYFEKPRTTLGWKGLINDPDLDGTFAVNKGLRMARKLLLDVSELGLPVGCEFLDPITPQFIADIVTWGSIGARTAASQVHRQLCSALSMPVGIKNSTEGDVQVAVDATRAAAASHVFPGINTDGLAALLTTSGNPDCHVILRGHAGGPNYDTATVTETLARLAKAGLPERVIIDASHGNSGKDHVRQAAVVRELAARIGGGERITGLMMESFLAGGRQDLDLGHPEKLTYGQSITDACMAWDDTAPLLDELASAVRARR, from the coding sequence ATGACGCTCTCCGCCGGACCCGCCACCATCGGTGACCTCGACGCCGCGCGCACCACGTCGATCAGTCCGCTCATTTCGCCCGCGATGCTCCGGGAAGACCATCCCGTCGGCCCCGCCGTCGCCAAGGTCGTGAAACAGGGCCGCGCCGAAACGGTCGACATCCTCGACGGCCGGGACGACCGGCTGCTCGTGGTCGTCGGCCCGTGCTCGGTGCACGACCCCGAAGCCGCCCTCGACTACGCCCGCCGCCTCGCCGCGAAGGCCGAGGAACTGCGCGAAGACATCCACGTCGTGATGCGCGTGTACTTCGAGAAGCCGCGCACCACGCTGGGCTGGAAGGGCCTGATCAACGACCCGGACCTCGACGGCACGTTCGCCGTCAACAAGGGTCTGCGGATGGCGCGCAAGCTGCTGCTCGACGTCTCCGAGCTCGGTCTGCCGGTCGGGTGCGAGTTCCTCGACCCGATCACGCCGCAGTTCATCGCCGACATCGTGACGTGGGGCTCGATCGGCGCGCGGACCGCGGCGAGCCAGGTCCACCGCCAGCTGTGCAGCGCGCTGTCGATGCCGGTGGGCATCAAGAACTCGACCGAGGGCGACGTCCAGGTGGCGGTCGACGCGACCCGCGCGGCCGCGGCGAGCCACGTGTTCCCGGGCATCAACACCGACGGCCTGGCGGCGCTGCTGACGACGTCGGGCAACCCGGACTGCCACGTGATCCTGCGCGGCCACGCGGGCGGCCCCAACTACGACACCGCGACCGTCACCGAAACCCTGGCGCGGCTGGCGAAGGCGGGTCTGCCGGAGCGCGTGATCATCGACGCTTCCCACGGCAACAGCGGCAAGGACCACGTCCGCCAGGCCGCGGTGGTCCGCGAGCTGGCCGCCCGCATCGGCGGCGGCGAGCGCATCACCGGGCTGATGATGGAGAGCTTCCTGGCGGGCGGGCGGCAGGACCTCGACCTGGGCCACCCGGAGAAGCTGACGTACGGCCAGTCGATCACCGACGCGTGCATGGCGTGGGACGACACCGCGCCGCTGCTGGACGAGCTGGCTTCGGCGGTGCGGGCGCGCCGCTGA
- a CDS encoding lysophospholipid acyltransferase family protein: MLYWLMKWVFIGPLLKTLWPTKVVGAENIPESGGAILAGNHLAVADSFFMPLRVKRKVTFPAKSEYFTEPGFKGLLKKWFFTGVGQFPIDRSGGNAAQAALDTATRLVKAGHLLGIYPEGTRSPDGRLYKGKTGVARIALESGGVVVPVAMIGTDKVNPIGSKMWWPRRLEVRFGKPLDFSRYEGLAGDRFIERSITDEIMYALMELSGQEYVDIYAAKAKELLAAEAAGVKPEVPAQPSAKDAARVPESKVG; this comes from the coding sequence GTGCTGTACTGGCTCATGAAGTGGGTATTCATCGGACCGCTGCTCAAGACGCTGTGGCCGACCAAGGTCGTCGGCGCGGAGAACATCCCGGAGAGCGGTGGCGCGATCCTGGCCGGCAACCACCTGGCGGTCGCGGACTCGTTCTTCATGCCGCTGCGGGTCAAGCGCAAGGTCACCTTCCCGGCCAAGTCCGAGTACTTCACCGAGCCCGGCTTCAAGGGCCTGCTCAAGAAGTGGTTCTTCACCGGCGTCGGCCAGTTCCCGATCGACCGCTCCGGCGGCAACGCCGCCCAGGCCGCCCTCGACACCGCGACCCGCCTGGTCAAGGCCGGACACCTGCTCGGCATCTACCCCGAGGGCACCCGCTCCCCGGACGGCCGCCTGTACAAGGGCAAGACCGGGGTCGCCCGGATCGCGCTGGAGTCCGGCGGCGTCGTCGTCCCGGTGGCGATGATCGGCACGGACAAGGTCAACCCGATCGGCTCCAAGATGTGGTGGCCGCGCCGCCTCGAGGTCCGCTTCGGCAAGCCCCTCGACTTCTCGCGGTACGAGGGTCTCGCGGGCGACCGCTTCATCGAGCGGTCGATCACCGACGAGATCATGTACGCGCTGATGGAGCTCTCCGGCCAGGAGTACGTCGACATCTACGCGGCGAAGGCCAAGGAACTGCTGGCCGCCGAGGCCGCCGGGGTCAAGCCCGAGGTGCCCGCCCAGCCGTCCGCGAAGGACGCGGCCCGGGTGCCCGAATCCAAGGTCGGCTGA
- a CDS encoding NUDIX domain-containing protein, whose translation MSAPSASVFVRCSCGHLHWGRYGAAGLLLVDPARGVLLQRRAWWVHHGRTWALPGGAIEAGETAVTAAAREAFEEASVPAEAFRAVSASVVDHGEWSYTTVLALADGAEARVANTESAEVRWVDPDDVPSYRLHRDFAAAWPDLRDRVGQELVLVVDGANVVGSRPDGWWRDRHGAAERLRDQLAKLVEAGVPDPDDAAVTWWPRIVLVVEGKAKHVTGVPGVEVVAADTDGDSKIVEVVAQEKAKVLVATADRELKRRVEALGASILGPGTLRTRLDKL comes from the coding sequence GTGAGTGCCCCGTCCGCGAGCGTCTTCGTCCGGTGTTCCTGCGGGCATCTGCACTGGGGCCGGTACGGTGCGGCCGGCCTGCTGCTCGTCGATCCGGCGCGTGGCGTTCTTCTCCAGCGCCGGGCTTGGTGGGTGCACCACGGCCGGACCTGGGCACTTCCCGGCGGGGCCATCGAAGCCGGTGAGACCGCCGTGACCGCCGCTGCCCGCGAAGCGTTCGAAGAAGCCTCTGTTCCCGCCGAGGCCTTCCGCGCGGTGTCGGCGTCCGTGGTGGACCATGGGGAGTGGAGTTACACCACCGTCCTCGCCCTGGCCGATGGGGCCGAGGCGCGGGTCGCCAACACCGAAAGTGCGGAGGTGCGCTGGGTGGATCCCGACGATGTGCCCTCCTACCGGCTGCACCGCGACTTCGCCGCCGCCTGGCCGGACCTGCGCGACCGCGTCGGGCAGGAGCTGGTCCTGGTCGTCGACGGCGCCAACGTCGTCGGCTCGCGGCCGGATGGCTGGTGGCGCGATCGGCACGGTGCCGCCGAGCGCCTGCGTGACCAGCTCGCGAAACTCGTCGAAGCCGGCGTGCCGGACCCGGACGACGCCGCCGTCACCTGGTGGCCGCGGATCGTCCTGGTCGTCGAGGGCAAGGCCAAGCACGTCACCGGTGTCCCGGGCGTGGAGGTCGTCGCCGCGGACACCGATGGCGACTCGAAGATCGTCGAAGTCGTCGCCCAGGAGAAGGCCAAGGTCCTGGTGGCGACGGCCGATCGGGAGCTCAAAAGGCGCGTCGAAGCCCTCGGCGCGTCGATCCTCGGCCCCGGCACGCTCCGCACCCGGCTCGACAAGCTCTAG
- a CDS encoding polyketide cyclase / dehydrase and lipid transport, whose product MNAPPSLDIVDETFLAVPPATVAAVFAAPASWRRYWPDLVLEVYTDRGDKGLRWTVRGALVGTMEVWLEPVLDGTLLHYFLRATPADAAGTPRELAPRDLRREFDRRARAAKEIALGLKEILEDGREPGVPPRGES is encoded by the coding sequence GTGAACGCGCCACCCTCACTCGACATCGTCGACGAGACGTTCCTCGCCGTTCCGCCGGCCACCGTGGCCGCGGTCTTCGCCGCACCGGCGTCCTGGCGGCGCTACTGGCCCGACCTGGTCCTCGAGGTCTACACCGACCGGGGTGACAAGGGCCTGCGCTGGACCGTGCGGGGCGCGCTCGTCGGTACGATGGAGGTCTGGCTCGAGCCGGTGCTCGACGGCACCCTGCTGCACTACTTCCTGCGGGCGACGCCCGCTGACGCGGCCGGGACGCCCCGGGAACTGGCGCCACGCGACCTGCGCCGGGAGTTCGACCGGCGGGCCCGCGCGGCGAAGGAGATCGCGCTCGGGCTCAAGGAGATCCTGGAGGACGGGCGCGAGCCCGGCGTTCCTCCACGCGGCGAAAGCTAG
- a CDS encoding DMT family transporter has translation MITETRGLSVAAVLAAALIWSSSFAVTKVALAEVPPMTLGALRFVLAALVLGVAARRFPRPSTRQRLSIGGAGLLGITAYFALENAGVDLATASDATLIVAAYPIITLALSGRAAFSPVRLVGMLVALAGVWLVVREHSGGGHRLWGDVLLVAGGVAWAAYNLVARREGSGASPIVVTYYQTLAGAGGFVLLSLTETSRWTVPSGGTVLRIGFLAVVCSVAAFLLYNHGLRGLEPSVAVNLLNIVPVAGLGWAVVLAGESVTPWQLLGGAVVLAGVFVGSRK, from the coding sequence ATGATCACAGAAACGCGCGGCCTCTCGGTGGCCGCCGTCCTGGCCGCGGCGCTGATCTGGAGCAGCTCGTTCGCGGTCACCAAGGTGGCGCTGGCGGAGGTCCCCCCGATGACGCTCGGCGCGCTGCGGTTCGTCCTCGCGGCGCTCGTCCTCGGCGTCGCGGCGCGCCGGTTTCCCCGGCCGTCCACCCGGCAGCGCTTGTCCATCGGCGGCGCCGGCCTGCTCGGGATCACAGCGTACTTCGCGCTGGAGAACGCGGGCGTCGACCTGGCGACGGCGTCCGACGCGACGCTGATCGTCGCCGCCTACCCGATTATCACGCTGGCTTTGTCCGGCCGCGCCGCGTTCTCCCCGGTCCGGTTGGTGGGCATGCTGGTGGCGCTCGCCGGGGTCTGGCTGGTGGTCCGGGAGCACTCCGGCGGCGGCCACCGCCTGTGGGGCGACGTGCTGCTGGTCGCCGGCGGCGTCGCTTGGGCGGCCTACAACCTGGTCGCGCGCCGGGAGGGCTCGGGCGCGTCGCCGATCGTGGTGACGTACTACCAGACGCTGGCGGGCGCGGGCGGGTTCGTCCTGCTGTCGCTGACGGAGACTTCCCGGTGGACCGTCCCGTCCGGCGGAACGGTGCTGCGGATCGGTTTTCTCGCGGTGGTGTGCTCGGTGGCGGCTTTCCTGCTGTACAACCACGGACTCCGCGGGCTGGAGCCGAGCGTCGCGGTCAACCTGCTCAACATCGTCCCGGTGGCCGGGCTCGGCTGGGCGGTGGTGCTGGCGGGGGAGAGCGTGACGCCGTGGCAGCTGCTGGGTGGAGCCGTGGTGCTCGCCGGAGTTTTCGTCGGGAGCCGGAAGTGA